A genomic stretch from Armatimonadota bacterium includes:
- a CDS encoding ImmA/IrrE family metallo-endopeptidase: MKWCNDATGRFTQRPYYLEEELDHLCETIIVQHLERYCGEVVLPVPTNALTTLIECDADDLDVYADLTAEGPDVEGMTEFIRGKLPRVKIASTLTTNSQREHRLRTTLAHEYGHVHFHAPLFERREPTSGLFLDTETTNRQVCQRRTILRAKQSDWMEWQAGFCCGALLMPATGTRRAVVDYLDATGMPCPVYESSTEGAHLTARIAEMFNVSSEAAQIRLSRLGYLVRHGLTPTLVR; the protein is encoded by the coding sequence TTGAAGTGGTGCAACGATGCTACCGGTCGATTCACTCAGCGCCCTTACTATCTAGAGGAAGAGCTCGACCACCTTTGTGAGACAATTATCGTGCAGCACCTGGAGCGGTATTGCGGCGAGGTGGTGCTGCCGGTGCCGACGAATGCGCTCACGACCCTGATCGAATGTGATGCTGACGACCTCGATGTATATGCCGACCTGACCGCTGAAGGGCCGGACGTTGAAGGTATGACCGAGTTCATCCGCGGAAAGCTGCCTCGCGTCAAGATTGCATCTACTCTGACAACGAACAGCCAGCGCGAGCACCGCCTTCGTACTACGCTGGCACACGAGTATGGGCATGTACACTTTCATGCTCCACTGTTTGAACGCAGAGAGCCGACCTCGGGTCTTTTCCTCGACACCGAGACCACCAATCGGCAGGTCTGCCAGCGACGCACCATCCTACGGGCAAAGCAATCAGACTGGATGGAATGGCAGGCGGGGTTCTGCTGTGGCGCCCTCCTGATGCCTGCCACAGGGACTCGCCGTGCCGTAGTTGATTACCTGGATGCTACCGGCATGCCTTGTCCTGTGTACGAATCCTCGACTGAAGGTGCGCACCTCACTGCAAGGATCGCCGAAATGTTCAATGTCTCGTCCGAAGCGGCACAAATTCGCCTTTCGCGCCTGGGCTACCTGGTGCGACACGGTTTAACACCCACCCTCGTTCGATGA
- a CDS encoding helix-turn-helix transcriptional regulator gives MAFGKVIAAARKAKLLSQKDLAARLMKDDGKPISPQYLNDIEHDRRNPPSEDLLRQIAVLLDLDVEYLCFLAGQLPSDIRDIAVDQGQVREAFKAFRRSLGDDHH, from the coding sequence ATGGCATTTGGAAAAGTCATTGCGGCAGCCCGCAAGGCCAAGCTGCTGAGCCAGAAGGACCTGGCGGCAAGACTGATGAAGGACGACGGTAAGCCGATCTCGCCTCAGTATTTGAACGACATCGAGCACGACCGCCGGAACCCACCCTCCGAGGATCTCCTGCGGCAGATCGCCGTCCTACTTGATTTGGACGTTGAGTACCTGTGCTTTCTGGCCGGACAGCTGCCAAGCGACATCCGCGACATCGCCGTTGATCAAGGACAGGTGCGCGAAGCGTTTAAGGCATTTCGCCGGTCGCTAGGGGATGACCACCATTGA
- the cas3 gene encoding CRISPR-associated helicase Cas3' yields the protein MPKPRFAAHTPNDDGRWQTLEDHLREVSELCRKFGEPLGFGETAAWMGRLHDIGKASDGFQDYLTRCDAAMHGGPPPPPHGPDHSTAGAQRIWSERGDSPFRHLACEIIALCIASHHSGLVDSVAPDGVDILSKRLAKPTEPAGDGFDGGILENLIRPLESSTMVDEFRERLEQVLDGTQPQLVRDFNLGFLTRFLFSGLIDADRLNSAGRKPLPKPQWPHLVDVLEANLRSLSGDRQIDEIRSGVSLSCLEFAKRENGIYQLTVPTGGGKTLASLRFALHHADRCQMDRIVYVVPYTSIIDQNARVARSVFAFLENRGETIVLEHHSNLTPERETRQNKLLSENWDAPIIFTTAVQLLEALFAGGTRGVRRLHQLANSIIVFDEIQTIPIRTVHLFNNAINFLARQCGSTVVFCTATQPLLDQVDATKGAAGLTPSCQMVPDTKGLFKALKRTTIEDRCKAGGWSRAEVKELALERLTEASSVLVIVNTKGQARELFQDLQDKATLVYHLTTSMCAAHRESVFSKINICLNQKRRVPVICVSTSLIEAGVDVDFGSVIRYLTGLDSIAQAAGRCNRNGLQDTGQVLVINPANENLDRLPEVRIARNVAQRVLSEFRADPAQFDNDLQSPAAMTRFYQYYFFERAHEMAYPVTLSEAGRKDDLLSLLSTNRLSVEAYKRSTKTAPQHLLRQSFGAAGSAFKAIDAPTEGVVVPYGEQGRSIIAELLAASRMEERRLLLKRAQRYSVNLYPHEIQELTRRDALREFWEGSGIQYLDERYYSDEFGVSLEPVSDLSPLIV from the coding sequence ATGCCGAAACCACGCTTTGCAGCCCACACACCAAACGACGACGGCCGATGGCAAACGCTCGAAGACCACCTGCGTGAAGTATCTGAGCTGTGTCGCAAGTTCGGGGAACCGTTAGGTTTCGGGGAAACCGCTGCATGGATGGGGCGCCTACACGACATTGGCAAGGCTAGTGACGGTTTTCAAGATTACCTCACTCGGTGTGATGCCGCAATGCATGGAGGGCCACCTCCGCCGCCGCACGGGCCCGATCACTCGACTGCCGGAGCACAACGCATTTGGAGTGAGCGCGGTGATTCGCCCTTCAGGCACCTTGCCTGCGAGATCATTGCCCTCTGCATTGCTTCCCATCACTCCGGATTGGTCGATTCTGTTGCGCCCGATGGAGTAGATATTCTCAGCAAGCGTCTGGCAAAACCAACTGAACCCGCAGGAGACGGGTTCGACGGCGGCATCCTGGAAAATCTGATCCGCCCACTCGAATCTTCAACAATGGTTGACGAGTTCCGAGAACGGTTGGAACAGGTACTTGACGGGACGCAGCCGCAACTCGTCCGTGACTTCAACCTTGGTTTCCTCACCCGCTTCCTGTTCAGCGGGTTGATCGACGCCGATCGTCTGAATTCCGCAGGGCGCAAGCCCTTGCCAAAACCGCAATGGCCTCATTTGGTTGACGTACTTGAAGCCAACCTTAGGTCTCTCTCTGGTGACCGTCAAATAGACGAGATCCGATCCGGTGTCTCACTGTCCTGCCTTGAATTCGCAAAGCGGGAGAACGGGATATACCAACTGACCGTACCTACTGGAGGAGGCAAGACCCTTGCGAGCCTTCGATTCGCGCTCCACCATGCTGACCGGTGCCAAATGGACCGCATTGTCTACGTTGTGCCCTACACGTCGATCATCGACCAGAACGCCCGCGTTGCCCGCTCTGTGTTCGCGTTTCTCGAAAACCGGGGCGAAACGATAGTTCTTGAGCACCACTCAAATCTAACCCCCGAACGGGAGACTCGCCAGAATAAGCTGCTGTCTGAAAACTGGGACGCTCCGATCATATTCACAACTGCTGTTCAGTTGCTCGAAGCACTCTTCGCTGGCGGTACAAGGGGAGTACGGCGCCTTCACCAACTGGCCAATTCCATCATTGTCTTCGACGAGATCCAAACAATTCCGATTCGAACCGTTCACCTCTTTAACAACGCCATCAACTTTCTCGCCAGGCAGTGCGGATCGACAGTCGTGTTCTGCACGGCGACCCAACCGCTTCTCGACCAGGTTGACGCGACCAAGGGAGCGGCAGGATTAACACCTTCATGCCAAATGGTCCCTGACACAAAGGGTTTGTTCAAAGCGCTCAAGCGAACAACAATTGAAGACCGATGCAAGGCGGGAGGATGGTCGAGAGCCGAGGTCAAGGAATTGGCTCTTGAGCGGTTGACGGAAGCCAGCAGCGTACTGGTGATTGTCAACACCAAGGGCCAGGCAAGGGAACTCTTCCAAGACTTGCAGGATAAGGCAACTCTTGTGTATCACCTCACCACGAGCATGTGCGCCGCTCATCGTGAATCCGTGTTCAGCAAGATCAATATCTGCCTGAATCAAAAACGGCGCGTGCCCGTGATATGCGTCAGCACCTCGCTGATCGAGGCCGGCGTTGACGTGGACTTCGGCAGCGTCATCCGCTATCTGACAGGCCTTGATTCCATCGCTCAAGCCGCCGGACGCTGCAATCGAAACGGCCTACAGGATACAGGGCAAGTACTTGTCATCAACCCGGCAAACGAAAACCTCGACCGATTACCTGAGGTTAGGATTGCGAGGAATGTTGCCCAGCGTGTACTGAGTGAATTCCGCGCCGACCCTGCTCAGTTCGACAACGATCTGCAGAGTCCGGCGGCGATGACTCGCTTCTATCAGTACTACTTCTTCGAGCGAGCACACGAAATGGCTTATCCCGTAACGCTCAGCGAAGCCGGGAGGAAGGACGATCTGCTGTCATTACTGTCAACAAACCGCCTGTCTGTCGAAGCGTACAAACGATCGACGAAGACAGCCCCCCAACACCTCCTTCGTCAGTCATTTGGGGCCGCCGGAAGTGCATTCAAAGCCATTGACGCTCCCACTGAAGGCGTGGTCGTGCCTTACGGCGAACAGGGCAGGAGCATCATCGCGGAATTGCTCGCGGCCTCTCGAATGGAAGAGAGACGCCTCTTGCTGAAGCGAGCGCAACGGTATTCCGTGAATCTGTATCCACACGAGATCCAGGAGTTGACACGGCGGGATGCGCTCAGAGAGTTTTGGGAAGGAAGCGGTATTCAATACCTTGACGAACGCTACTACAGCGATGAATTCGGCGTGAGCCTGGAACCGGTTTCAGATCTCTCGCCGCTCATCGTGTAA
- the cas5c gene encoding type I-C CRISPR-associated protein Cas5c: MKDAIEFKVSARFALFTDPITKIGGEKSTYHLPTYEALKGIAKSVYWKPTFVWVIDRVRVVRRIRTQSKSMKPLEYGGGNTLAIYTYLADVEYQVAAHFKWNPFREDLQEDRDTDKHWHVAQRMVEKGGRQDVFLGARECQGYVEPCVFGEGTGHYDDAGELAYGLMFHGFDYPDETGTNELHSRFWKPVMTDGIVTFPRPEDCTVRRFVREMIPNPPSSVGLQEEGLLK; the protein is encoded by the coding sequence ATGAAGGATGCCATCGAATTCAAGGTTTCGGCGCGATTTGCGTTGTTCACCGATCCAATTACCAAGATCGGCGGGGAGAAGAGTACGTATCACCTCCCAACTTATGAGGCGCTGAAAGGGATTGCGAAGTCGGTCTACTGGAAACCAACCTTCGTGTGGGTCATCGACAGGGTGCGTGTTGTGCGGCGCATCCGCACGCAATCGAAAAGCATGAAACCCCTGGAATACGGCGGCGGAAACACCTTAGCGATCTATACCTATCTGGCCGATGTCGAGTATCAGGTGGCGGCGCATTTCAAGTGGAACCCGTTCCGAGAGGACCTGCAAGAGGATCGCGACACGGACAAACACTGGCATGTCGCGCAGAGGATGGTGGAAAAGGGCGGCCGGCAAGATGTCTTTCTGGGCGCACGTGAGTGCCAGGGATATGTCGAACCATGTGTTTTCGGGGAAGGGACCGGCCATTACGATGACGCTGGCGAACTCGCCTACGGTCTGATGTTCCACGGCTTCGACTACCCCGACGAGACTGGCACTAACGAACTCCACAGCCGATTCTGGAAGCCGGTAATGACAGACGGAATAGTAACATTCCCGCGCCCCGAAGACTGCACAGTGCGGAGATTTGTGCGGGAAATGATACCAAACCCGCCAAGTTCCGTCGGTCTTCAAGAGGAGGGATTGCTGAAATGA
- the cas8c gene encoding type I-C CRISPR-associated protein Cas8c/Csd1, translating to MSWLDNLCRTYENNSEHVGDRNDDIPLLPLFHSLQNAQVDVVLDGDGNFLRAAVVSKDDARTIIPATEESAGRSGGKIAPHALCDTLQYVAGDYLRWGGNPRKEKNESGFEDYIAGLDGWVTWSRDQQLRSVLTYLRKGLLISDLVEFKVLWASGEKLAERTKDSSKPYPIFKAVSGNNQATAFVRFSVEIPGDPQSHLWLSPRLRDSWRDYYRTSRSDSYGVCMVTGKTSRLAHNHPKFIRYPGDGAKLVSSNDSAGFTYRGKFTDAREACGIGVDITHKAHNALRWLIARQGYRDGDQAIVAWAISGANVPDPCADTFALLFGGDQDPIPTDSGYTAQEVGHALSTRIAGYSATLNNTDSVSVIGLDSATPGRMAIRYYRDLTASELLRRVQSWHEECSWLQRFGKDRVFVGAPAPRDIAEAAFGSRLDGNLRKATVERLLPCIVDGAPIPSDLVDSCVNRAANRNGIKPNSSECWEWEKSLGIACALFRYTHKERGYAMALNRERNSRDYLYGRLLALAEHLERRALSYGDEKRATNAEKLTQRFSDRPYATWLLLETALTPYCVRLSTKSPGFLYGVKREMDSVMDLFITDEFTCDRRLTGEFLLGYHCQRADLRSKPTKDDDDSDPNDDE from the coding sequence ATGAGCTGGCTGGATAACCTGTGCAGGACTTACGAGAACAACAGCGAGCACGTTGGAGACCGAAACGATGACATACCTCTGCTGCCGCTATTCCACAGCCTCCAAAACGCGCAGGTCGATGTGGTGCTCGATGGGGATGGCAATTTCCTGCGGGCAGCCGTCGTCTCCAAGGATGACGCGCGGACGATCATCCCTGCGACGGAGGAATCCGCAGGCAGGTCTGGAGGCAAAATCGCCCCGCATGCTCTTTGTGACACGCTGCAATATGTCGCCGGTGACTATCTGCGCTGGGGCGGCAACCCAAGGAAGGAGAAGAATGAGTCGGGGTTTGAGGATTATATCGCTGGGCTTGATGGCTGGGTTACCTGGTCCCGCGATCAACAACTTCGTTCGGTCTTGACCTACCTGCGAAAAGGCCTGTTGATCTCGGACCTCGTGGAGTTCAAAGTGCTCTGGGCGTCTGGCGAGAAACTGGCTGAGAGAACGAAGGATTCATCGAAGCCCTACCCGATATTCAAGGCCGTCTCCGGTAATAATCAGGCAACCGCATTTGTGCGGTTCTCGGTTGAAATACCTGGAGACCCGCAGTCTCATCTCTGGCTCTCCCCACGCCTGAGAGATTCCTGGCGGGATTACTACAGAACCTCGCGAAGCGACTCTTATGGAGTGTGCATGGTGACAGGCAAAACGAGTCGCCTTGCGCACAATCACCCGAAGTTCATTCGGTATCCGGGCGACGGCGCGAAACTGGTCTCGTCCAACGACAGTGCCGGATTCACCTATCGTGGGAAGTTCACAGACGCTCGTGAAGCGTGCGGCATTGGAGTCGATATCACACACAAGGCACACAACGCGCTTCGCTGGCTGATCGCGCGCCAGGGATACCGCGATGGAGACCAAGCCATTGTCGCATGGGCGATCAGCGGCGCCAACGTCCCTGACCCTTGCGCTGACACCTTCGCCCTTCTTTTCGGCGGAGATCAAGATCCAATCCCGACAGACTCTGGCTATACGGCCCAGGAAGTGGGACATGCGCTGTCTACCAGAATTGCCGGCTATTCCGCGACACTAAACAACACTGACAGTGTCTCGGTGATTGGTCTCGATTCGGCCACGCCAGGCCGGATGGCAATTCGCTACTATCGGGACCTTACCGCTTCCGAGTTGCTCAGACGCGTGCAGTCATGGCACGAAGAGTGTTCCTGGTTGCAGCGCTTCGGCAAGGACAGGGTGTTTGTCGGCGCGCCGGCTCCGCGCGACATCGCCGAGGCCGCATTTGGCAGTCGGCTCGACGGCAATCTGCGAAAGGCAACGGTGGAACGGCTCCTTCCCTGCATCGTTGATGGTGCGCCGATTCCCAGCGACCTTGTCGATTCTTGCGTGAATCGGGCAGCCAACCGGAATGGGATCAAGCCGAACAGCAGCGAATGTTGGGAATGGGAGAAGTCCCTTGGCATTGCTTGCGCACTTTTCAGATACACGCACAAAGAAAGGGGATATGCGATGGCACTTAATCGAGAGCGAAACTCCAGGGATTACCTTTACGGCCGTCTGCTGGCCCTGGCCGAACACCTGGAGAGGCGGGCGCTGTCTTACGGCGATGAGAAACGGGCGACCAACGCCGAAAAACTGACGCAACGATTTTCGGACCGTCCATATGCAACGTGGCTTCTGTTGGAAACGGCACTGACCCCATACTGCGTGCGTTTGAGCACGAAGAGCCCGGGCTTTCTGTATGGAGTCAAACGTGAGATGGACTCGGTGATGGACCTCTTCATTACCGACGAATTCACGTGCGACCGTCGCCTGACCGGCGAGTTCCTTCTGGGTTACCACTGCCAGAGGGCGGACCTGCGCTCGAAGCCAACCAAGGACGATGACGATTCGGACCCGAACGACGATGAATAG
- the cas7c gene encoding type I-C CRISPR-associated protein Cas7/Csd2 — MSLSNKIDFAVVFRVTNANPNGDPLNGNRPRTTYDGLGELSDVCLKRKIRDRLMDSGQAIFVQSDDRKTDNHVSLRSRADAILKGVKTREESAKMACKTWMDVRTFGQLFAFQASGSKKGKGQDAEGAPDDKSVSIGIRGPVSVQSAFSVSPVSITSIQITKSVSGEGDGSKRGSDTMGMKHRVDCGTYVFFGSMNPQLAVRTGFSDADAEAIKSVLPRLFENDASSARPEGSMEVLKVIWWKHNCASGQASSAKVHRSLTVNDTDDAENLLVFATGTGPSDSIDNWPRPEIIDGK; from the coding sequence ATGAGTCTGAGCAACAAGATCGATTTCGCAGTAGTTTTCCGGGTAACCAATGCCAACCCGAACGGCGATCCTCTTAACGGTAACCGCCCTCGTACAACCTACGACGGGTTGGGGGAACTATCTGATGTTTGCCTTAAGCGGAAAATCCGAGACCGTCTGATGGACTCAGGCCAGGCCATCTTCGTACAATCGGACGATCGAAAGACCGACAACCATGTCAGTTTGCGGTCTCGCGCCGATGCCATCCTCAAAGGCGTCAAGACTCGCGAGGAATCCGCCAAAATGGCCTGTAAGACATGGATGGACGTTCGTACCTTCGGGCAGCTATTCGCATTTCAGGCATCTGGCAGCAAAAAGGGAAAAGGCCAGGATGCCGAAGGTGCTCCCGACGATAAGTCCGTTTCCATCGGCATTCGCGGCCCAGTAAGTGTACAGTCGGCGTTTAGTGTGTCGCCTGTTAGCATTACGAGCATTCAGATCACTAAGAGTGTAAGCGGCGAGGGAGACGGGTCCAAGAGAGGTTCTGACACGATGGGCATGAAGCACCGCGTTGACTGCGGTACCTACGTCTTCTTCGGGAGTATGAATCCCCAACTGGCCGTAAGAACCGGATTCAGTGATGCAGACGCCGAAGCCATCAAATCGGTATTACCACGACTGTTTGAGAATGACGCATCGTCTGCTCGGCCTGAAGGGAGTATGGAAGTGCTGAAAGTGATTTGGTGGAAGCACAACTGCGCGAGCGGACAAGCGTCTTCGGCGAAGGTGCACAGGAGCCTGACTGTCAATGATACCGATGATGCGGAGAACCTTCTTGTGTTCGCCACTGGCACCGGGCCTTCAGATAGTATCGACAACTGGCCCAGACCCGAAATCATCGACGGAAAGTGA
- the cas4 gene encoding CRISPR-associated protein Cas4 — protein MRHIGRLDEVLISAIEHYSYCPRQCALIHVERVFDENVFTLRGQQAHARVSEATTTMEGDVRMERALPVWSESQGLFGVADLVEFHPNGAVIPVEYKHGPRRPSRHVDLQLCAYAVCLEEILGVSVAKGAVFSIKSKRRREVTFTQDLRGRMNQTVEAIRAVLAQGSMPPPVDDARCPTCSLVEACIPAALVAAAKPRDVFSIPKEEAHDAA, from the coding sequence ATGAGGCATATCGGACGCTTGGACGAAGTCCTCATCTCGGCAATTGAGCACTACTCATACTGCCCGCGACAGTGCGCACTGATCCATGTGGAGCGCGTTTTCGATGAAAACGTGTTCACTCTCCGCGGTCAGCAGGCGCACGCACGCGTCAGCGAGGCAACAACCACAATGGAGGGCGACGTTCGAATGGAACGCGCCCTCCCGGTGTGGTCGGAATCCCAGGGGCTCTTCGGCGTCGCCGACCTGGTGGAGTTCCACCCAAACGGCGCCGTGATCCCCGTCGAGTACAAACACGGGCCGCGCCGCCCCAGCCGCCACGTAGACCTCCAGCTCTGCGCCTATGCGGTGTGTCTAGAGGAGATACTCGGGGTATCCGTCGCCAAGGGCGCCGTTTTTTCAATCAAGTCCAAACGCAGGCGGGAGGTGACCTTCACGCAGGACCTGCGGGGGCGTATGAACCAAACGGTGGAGGCGATCAGGGCCGTCTTGGCGCAGGGTTCGATGCCGCCACCGGTCGATGATGCCCGTTGCCCCACATGTTCGCTCGTGGAAGCATGCATCCCCGCCGCGCTCGTTGCCGCCGCGAAACCACGAGATGTCTTCAGCATTCCCAAAGAGGAGGCGCACGATGCCGCGTGA
- the cas1c gene encoding type I-C CRISPR-associated endonuclease Cas1c yields MPRELLNTLFVTQPDCFVRLEGETLQVEREGKKVLQVPALHLGAVVLFGHAQMSSQAMAKCVSEGREVTFLDYSGRFRCRVVGPESGNVLLRAAQYDAYRSEEKSVAIAAAIVAAKIRNARQTVMRGARDTNIEDIANALRGAAAEMAGVVPLLRDCRTVDEARGLEGQAASAYFGVFGLLISAPAAHFSFQFRTRRPPRDRVNALLSFLYALLTSDCVAAASGVGLDSQFGYLHALRPGRPALALDLMEEFRSCIVDRLALNLINRRQLKAEHFNVREDAGGSVLLNDAGRRIVLEAYQRRKQENVGHPFLKTTMPLGLVPHLQARLLARHLRGDLAAYPPYLST; encoded by the coding sequence ATGCCGCGTGAGCTGCTCAACACACTGTTCGTCACCCAACCGGATTGCTTCGTTCGGCTGGAAGGTGAAACCCTGCAAGTCGAGCGCGAGGGAAAGAAGGTGTTGCAGGTCCCCGCCCTTCACCTCGGCGCCGTCGTCCTCTTCGGTCATGCTCAGATGTCGTCGCAGGCGATGGCCAAATGCGTATCTGAGGGGCGCGAGGTCACCTTCCTTGACTATTCCGGCCGGTTCCGTTGCCGCGTAGTGGGCCCGGAAAGCGGTAATGTGCTGCTGAGAGCGGCGCAGTATGACGCCTACCGGTCCGAAGAAAAGAGCGTTGCGATTGCCGCCGCCATCGTTGCCGCCAAGATACGCAATGCGCGGCAGACCGTCATGCGCGGGGCCAGAGACACCAATATCGAGGATATCGCGAACGCGCTGCGAGGAGCGGCGGCAGAGATGGCAGGCGTGGTGCCGCTCCTGAGAGACTGTCGGACAGTGGACGAGGCACGAGGACTCGAAGGACAGGCCGCGTCCGCGTACTTCGGCGTATTCGGCCTCCTCATCAGCGCGCCGGCGGCCCATTTCTCTTTCCAGTTCCGCACCCGCCGCCCACCGCGCGACAGGGTGAATGCGTTGCTCTCGTTCCTTTACGCGCTTCTCACATCCGATTGCGTGGCAGCGGCCTCCGGCGTGGGCCTGGATTCGCAGTTCGGATATCTCCATGCCCTTCGGCCCGGGCGTCCGGCACTGGCCCTCGACCTGATGGAGGAGTTCCGGAGCTGCATTGTTGATCGGCTCGCGCTTAACCTCATCAACCGCCGCCAATTGAAGGCGGAACATTTCAACGTTCGGGAGGACGCAGGTGGCAGCGTGCTCCTGAATGATGCGGGGCGCCGCATCGTGCTGGAAGCCTATCAGAGGCGGAAGCAGGAAAACGTCGGGCACCCGTTCCTGAAAACCACGATGCCGCTGGGATTGGTCCCCCACCTGCAGGCGAGGCTTCTGGCACGCCACCTTCGGGGCGACCTGGCGGCATATCCCCCTTATCTGAGCACATAA
- the cas2 gene encoding CRISPR-associated endonuclease Cas2, producing MDILISYDVNSLTKEGRSRLRRVAKACKNFGQRVQFSVFECSVTDTQMEKLRQKALSIMDEKEDNLRIYYLKGPRKDYLEAHGRDMYIDFHDPLVV from the coding sequence ATGGACATCCTGATCTCGTATGACGTCAACTCGCTCACAAAGGAGGGTCGGAGCCGGTTGCGACGCGTTGCCAAGGCGTGCAAGAACTTCGGGCAACGGGTTCAATTTTCGGTCTTCGAGTGCAGTGTGACGGATACCCAAATGGAGAAGCTGCGTCAAAAAGCGCTGAGCATCATGGACGAGAAGGAAGACAACCTTCGGATCTACTACCTCAAGGGCCCCCGCAAGGATTACCTGGAAGCGCACGGTCGGGACATGTACATCGACTTCCACGATCCGCTGGTGGTATAG
- a CDS encoding carbohydrate ABC transporter permease, protein MASSFQSQKRFTRMWNVITHCLLLAGTVLMVAPFVWMLSTSLKTEGNIFTPLPEWLPRQTFTYVVLDGVKTMVDTVVVENENGRSQVRIRGRAEAVDVPASAVVKETRIAPAWENYKEVVDTVPFFQGVRNTLLITLIGLIGGLFTTSLSAYAFAKLRFPGRDALFYAILGTMMIPGVVTMLPTFILFRQAGWINTFRPLIVPALFGGAWGIFLMRQHMKTIPDELEDASRIDGCNPFQTWWKLMMPLCKPVLATLGIFGFMGGWNDFMGPLIYLNDPSKFTLQLLLASFSSYYSTKTNLLMAGSMMSLIPVLVLFFAAQRYFVQGITLTGVKR, encoded by the coding sequence ATGGCTAGTTCATTCCAGTCACAAAAGCGGTTCACGCGAATGTGGAACGTCATCACTCACTGCCTCCTGCTTGCAGGCACGGTGCTGATGGTCGCGCCGTTCGTGTGGATGCTCTCGACTTCCCTCAAGACCGAGGGCAACATCTTCACGCCTCTGCCGGAATGGCTCCCGCGCCAGACTTTCACGTATGTCGTGCTGGACGGGGTCAAGACGATGGTGGACACAGTCGTTGTGGAAAACGAGAACGGCCGGTCCCAGGTTCGGATAAGGGGCCGCGCAGAGGCCGTGGATGTGCCGGCATCGGCGGTGGTGAAAGAGACCAGGATCGCGCCCGCGTGGGAGAACTACAAGGAGGTCGTGGACACGGTGCCGTTCTTTCAGGGCGTTCGGAATACGCTGCTGATCACGCTCATCGGCCTTATCGGCGGGTTGTTCACGACGAGCCTGTCCGCCTATGCTTTCGCCAAACTGCGCTTTCCCGGGCGCGACGCCTTGTTCTATGCGATCCTCGGCACGATGATGATCCCCGGCGTGGTCACGATGCTGCCGACGTTCATCCTGTTCCGGCAGGCGGGCTGGATCAATACGTTCCGCCCGCTCATCGTCCCGGCCCTGTTCGGCGGCGCGTGGGGCATCTTTTTGATGCGCCAGCACATGAAGACGATCCCCGATGAATTGGAAGACGCCAGCCGGATCGACGGGTGCAACCCATTTCAGACCTGGTGGAAACTGATGATGCCGTTGTGCAAGCCCGTGTTGGCCACACTGGGCATTTTCGGTTTCATGGGTGGCTGGAACGACTTCATGGGGCCGCTGATCTACCTGAACGATCCCAGCAAGTTCACGCTGCAATTGCTACTGGCCAGCTTCAGCAGCTACTACAGCACCAAGACTAACCTTCTGATGGCCGGCAGCATGATGAGCCTCATCCCCGTGCTGGTCCTCTTCTTCGCCGCACAAAGGTACTTCGTTCAGGGCATCACGCTCACGGGCGTCAAACGTTGA